The following are encoded in a window of Deltaproteobacteria bacterium genomic DNA:
- a CDS encoding cytochrome c family protein, with protein MKKFAILMAVVMVAVFSASVIVAADAPEKVTISEVQKSKTAVVFPHKAHADRIKNCAECHHKDAAGKEQKCFACHKAEKKGAAVSLKDAMHTKCKDCHSKDATKKAPTKCDGCHKK; from the coding sequence ATGAAGAAATTCGCGATACTGATGGCAGTTGTCATGGTGGCGGTGTTTTCGGCCAGCGTGATCGTGGCGGCGGATGCTCCTGAGAAGGTGACGATCAGTGAGGTGCAGAAGTCGAAGACGGCGGTCGTTTTCCCGCACAAGGCCCACGCGGACCGGATCAAGAATTGCGCGGAGTGCCACCACAAGGACGCGGCCGGCAAGGAACAGAAGTGCTTTGCCTGCCACAAGGCCGAGAAGAAGGGCGCCGCGGTCTCTTTGAAGGACGCCATGCACACGAAGTGCAAGGATTGCCATTCGAAGGACGCGACGAAGAAGGCTCCGACGAAGTGTGACGGCTGCCACAAGAAGTAG